In Balaenoptera musculus isolate JJ_BM4_2016_0621 chromosome 19, mBalMus1.pri.v3, whole genome shotgun sequence, one genomic interval encodes:
- the URI1 gene encoding LOW QUALITY PROTEIN: unconventional prefoldin RPB5 interactor 1 (The sequence of the model RefSeq protein was modified relative to this genomic sequence to represent the inferred CDS: inserted 2 bases in 2 codons), translated as MEAPSDPGPHASASASAAAPLRAPEVARLREEQEKVVTNCQEKIQHWKKVDNDYNALEERLSTLPDKLSYNIMVPFGPFAFMPGKLVHTNEVTVLLGDNWFAKCSAKQAVGLVEHRKEHVRKTIDDLKKVMKNFESRVEFTEDLQKMSDAAGDIVDIREEIKTDFEFKAKHRIAHKPHSKPKTSDIFEVEFSNDLKSKDLLADKELWDRLEELERQEELLGEIDIDSKPDTVIANGEDTSSEEEKEDQNINVNMMNQVTDSLTPSNCYQNVTNSELFNGQVNSHWNCSMNGSNSYHNNEDEEDDDDDDGGDNENDHDTLGAEDNSIPTIYFSHTVEPKRVRINTGKNTTLKFSEKKEEAKRKRKNSSGSGHSPQDLPMIRTPADIYRVFVDIVNGEYVPRKSILKSRSRENSVCSDTSESSAADFDDRRGVLRSISCEEATCSDANESILDEEQQENHQKKLLPLSVTPEAFSGTVIXKEFLSPSLTPHPAMAHPVLPTIPEXKEVLSEVSEGTAKRVSKFKAARLQQKN; from the exons GAAGAAAGTAGATAATGACTATAATGCCCTTGAAGAAAGACTCAGTACCTTGCCTGATAAGTTGTCTTATAATATCATG gtACCATTTGGCCCCTTTGCCTTCATGCCAGGAAAACTTGTCCATACTAATGAAGTCACTGTTTTACTTGGGGACAATTGGTTTGCAAAATGTTCAGCAAAGCAGGCTGTGGGCTTAGTTGAGCACCGGAAAGAAC atgtaagaaaaacaatagatgatttaaaaaaagtgatgaaaaattttgaatCCAGAGTTGAATTCACCGAAGATTTGCAGAAAATGAGTGAT gcTGCAGGTGATATTGTTGacataagagaagaaattaaaactgacTTTGAATTTAAAG caAAACACCGAATTGCTCATAAACCTCACTCCAAACCAAAAACTTCAGATATTTTTGAAGTAGAATTCTCAAATGATCTAAAATCCAAGGACCTGCTTGCTGATAAGGAACTGTGGGATCGACTTGAAGAACTAGAGAGACAAGAAGAATTGCTGGGTGAAATTGATATTGATAG taAGCCTGATACTGTGATTGCAAATGGAGAAGATACGTCCtctgaagaggaaaaggaagatcaGAACATAAATGTGAATATGATGAATCAAGTAACGGACTCTCTCACTCCCAGCAATTGTTATCAGAATGTTACAAATTCAGAACTGTTCAATGGTCAAGTGAATAGTCATTGGAACTGTTCAATGAATGGTTCAAATTCTTATCACAATAatgaagatgaagaagatgatgatgatgatgatggtggtgataatgaaAATGACCATGATACCTTAGGGGCTGAAGATAATTCTATACCaacaatatatttttctcatactGTCGAACCTAAGAGG GTACGaataaatactggaaaaaataccactttaaaattcagtgaaaagaaagaagaagccaAACGTAAGCGAAAGAACAGCTCTGGCAGTGGTCATTCTCCCCAAGATCTGCCTATGATCAGGACTCCTGCTGACATTTACAG AGTCTTTGTTGATATCGTGAATGGAGAATATGTCCCTCGTAAGTCCATCCTGAAATCTCGCAGTAGAGAGAACAGTGTTTGCAGTGATACCAGTGAAAGCAGTGCTGCTGACTTCGATGATAGACGGGGAGTCTTGAGGAGCATTAGCTGTGAAGAGGCCACTTGTAGTGATGCTAATGAGAGCATTTTGGACGAGGAACAACAAGAAAATCATCAAAAGAAACTTTTGCCTTTATCAGTAACACCTGAG GCTTTTTCTGGAActgtaa gaaaagaatttttgtCACCTTCCTTAACACCACACCCAGCCATGGCTCATCCTGTGCTACCCACCATTCCAG CGAAAGAAGTTCTGTCAGAAGTATCAGAAGGAACTGCAAAGAGGGTTTCAAAGTTCAAAGCTGCCAGATTGCAGCAGAAAAACTAG